From the genome of Bacillus sp. V2I10:
AATCACGTGTGCAGTCGTCGGTGTCGCGATGGCCTTCTTACTAGATCGATATGAATTTCCTGGCAGAAAGATTTTATCGGTGCTTGTACTTGTTCCAATGGCATTACCGCCCTTGGTCGGGGTACTTTCGTTTACATTCTTGTATGGAGAAAGTGGAATTTTCCCTCGTGCAGTACAAGAGCTTTTCAATTTAGAAAGTGTTCCTTTTTCTTTAAAAGGAATTACGGGAGTAATTGTCGTCCATACATTCACAATGTACACTTATTTCTACCTAACGGCTTCAGCCGCAATTAAAGGGCTTGATCCTTCTTTGGAGGAGGCTGCTACAAGCTTGGGCTCCGGCCGAATTCGTATTTGGTTAAAAGTGATTTTACCGATGCTTACGCCTGCGCTAGTTGCATCATCTTTGCTTGTTTTTATGATAGCAATGGCTAGTTATACAGCCCCACTCATATTCGGTGTTGAGCGAACAATGACGATGCAGATTTATCTATCTAGGACAAATGGGAACCTTGATATGGCAGCCACCCAGTCTACCATTCTATCATTTGTTTCAATTTCCTTTCTTATCTTGATGAGATGGTATCAAAACAAACGTAACTATCAAAACCAAAGTAAAGGAATAAGTGTCCACCGTACAGAAGTACGCTCTTCCTTTATGAAGTACTTCTCTATGATACTTTCAATTATCGGAGTAATCGTTCTTTTATTGCCAATTCTTGTCTTAGTTCTTATCTCGTTTTCAGTAGATGGAACTTGGACGATTCAAGTTTTACCACCTGCTTATACCTTTGAACATTATCTAACACTTTTTACTGATGAACGGACATGGCGACCAATATGGAACTCCATTCAAATGAGCTTTGTAGCCACCATAGCAAATATCATTTTCGGTGTAGCTGCAGCTTATGTTATGGTCAGAACTAAATTTAAAGGAAAAACAGTTTTGGACATTTTGATAATGGTCCCTTGGGCACTACCCGGTACGGTTGTAGCCGTAAACCTCATTGCCGCATTCAGCGAACCAACTGTATTCAGCTTTAATCAAGTTCTGATCGGGACGTTTTGGATTCTTCCACTTGCCTACTTTGTCAGACATCTGCCACTCATTTTCAGATCGACATCTGCGAGTTTGATGCAAATGGATCAGTCGATCGAAGAAGCTGCACGGAGTCTCGGTGCTAGTTGGATAACTTCATTCCGAAGAATTATCCTCCCAATGACCATGACTGGAATCCTTGCAGGTACGTTGCTGGCATTTGTACAGGGCATTGGTGAATTTGTTGCTTCCATTTTAATATATAGCACATCGACTATG
Proteins encoded in this window:
- a CDS encoding iron ABC transporter permease; this encodes MASIEDFSRNETSWSRITRSKYFIYVLISPLFLILLAYVIYPFYQTFMESFSSADGSFSNYKKFFSLKSTANLEALWNSVYISVLSVITCAVVGVAMAFLLDRYEFPGRKILSVLVLVPMALPPLVGVLSFTFLYGESGIFPRAVQELFNLESVPFSLKGITGVIVVHTFTMYTYFYLTASAAIKGLDPSLEEAATSLGSGRIRIWLKVILPMLTPALVASSLLVFMIAMASYTAPLIFGVERTMTMQIYLSRTNGNLDMAATQSTILSFVSISFLILMRWYQNKRNYQNQSKGISVHRTEVRSSFMKYFSMILSIIGVIVLLLPILVLVLISFSVDGTWTIQVLPPAYTFEHYLTLFTDERTWRPIWNSIQMSFVATIANIIFGVAAAYVMVRTKFKGKTVLDILIMVPWALPGTVVAVNLIAAFSEPTVFSFNQVLIGTFWILPLAYFVRHLPLIFRSTSASLMQMDQSIEEAARSLGASWITSFRRIILPMTMTGILAGTLLAFVQGIGEFVASILIYSTSTMPLSVAIFQKMYAFQFGTACAYGVLQILLILIVLFVSQKLTNGKAGSAM